A single region of the Lycium barbarum isolate Lr01 chromosome 2, ASM1917538v2, whole genome shotgun sequence genome encodes:
- the LOC132628907 gene encoding uncharacterized protein LOC132628907 translates to MFQNAARPKALFIMLLHLLRKLLTTDRLNKWDIKVEPKCSLCQSCDETREHLFVQCTYTRVVWNRVLQWVQLQNYYPATWDQHQQWLIKHSGGKSLRAQIFKMLSTKVVHAIWIERNRRIFEKLSKNWEAVTKEIVYVTCVRAPPRFHHFLHSLVF, encoded by the coding sequence ATGTTTCAAAATGCAGCTAGACCTAAAGCTTTGTTCATCATGTTGTTGCATCTGCTACGTAAGTTGCTGACAACTGACAGACTCAACAAATGGGATATTAAGGTGGAGCCTAAATGTAGCCTCTGCCAAAGTTGTGATGAAACAAGGGAGCATTTGTTTGTCCAGTGCACTTACACTAGAGTTGTGTGGAATAGGGTGTTACAATGGGTACAATTACAAAATTATTATCCAGCTACTTGGGATCAGCATCAGCAATGGTTGATCAAACATTCAGGAGGTAAGTCCCTGAGAGCCCAGATCTTCAAAATGTTAAGTACAAAGGTTGTTCATGCTATCTGGATTGAGAGAAACAGGAGGATATTTGAAAAGCTGAGCAAGAATTGGGAAGCAGTGACAAAGGAGATAGTTTATGTAACTTGTGTTAGAGCTCCACCTAGGTTTCATCATTTTTTGCATTCTCTTGTTTTCTAG